A DNA window from Paenibacillus sp. HWE-109 contains the following coding sequences:
- a CDS encoding heparinase II/III domain-containing protein: MNVPTGNLESLKTALRNVSMEPLDLLLNGEAPEQVKARLLQGRHGAELVEEIRTEGSKLLETSMPELSYALFRLYADKGSRIEYEQVYFGRRNRLTTFGLLAWLEEEKGVYTEALMNTIWSILDEYTWCLPAHIMQGPEMREQGAGAITGSPSPEGLSRGAEEAFTIDLFSAETAFALSEISVLLGEAMPALLRVRIREEVLRRVLRPLMMQAPSRWETQTHNWASVCGGSIAAAAIYLLPDEAELAAVLTRVFPALASYLSGFEEDGACTEGYMYWQYGFGYFTYAADLIKRRTGGAVDWFQDDKVRQVALFQQKCFMDGRKVVNFSDSHWQAGIFMGLSSYLKQLYPEMEHPELSLRAGFRDDHCSRWASALRNLLWSREDAGGSPWPTASYYLPDAQWLISRQIQPAGTFVFAAKGGHNDEPHNHNDLGNFLLYAQGETLLADLGSGRYTRAYFGPDRYEILCNGSQGHSVPILDGLYQQAGADYRAKLLEISQTDEQDVLVVDIAGAYGLAKLQELVRRFTWRKTVPPTLEVSDSFLYAEAPESVVERFMSWHSPRQLEDGRILIAPTDEARLYITYDQRQFDWSVQMFIHDDHYENRRECYALDFTGKLSQQGNLSVSTTFQFTFEY; encoded by the coding sequence GTGAATGTACCAACTGGGAACTTGGAAAGTTTGAAGACTGCCTTGCGGAATGTGAGTATGGAGCCATTGGACCTGCTGTTAAACGGAGAAGCGCCGGAGCAAGTGAAGGCGCGTTTGCTGCAAGGCAGACACGGCGCAGAGTTGGTGGAGGAGATTCGGACAGAGGGAAGCAAGCTGCTGGAGACATCCATGCCAGAGCTCAGCTATGCCTTGTTTCGCTTATACGCGGACAAGGGCTCGCGAATTGAATATGAGCAAGTGTATTTCGGTCGTCGGAATCGCTTGACGACATTTGGTCTGTTAGCGTGGTTAGAAGAGGAGAAGGGCGTTTATACAGAGGCTCTTATGAATACAATTTGGTCCATCTTGGATGAGTATACGTGGTGTTTGCCAGCACATATTATGCAGGGGCCGGAGATGCGCGAACAAGGTGCCGGGGCAATAACGGGGAGTCCAAGTCCAGAAGGACTCAGCCGAGGTGCCGAGGAAGCCTTCACGATTGATCTGTTCTCCGCGGAGACCGCCTTCGCGCTGAGTGAAATCAGCGTGCTGCTCGGCGAAGCGATGCCTGCCCTGCTTCGCGTGAGGATTCGCGAAGAGGTGCTGCGCCGCGTGCTGCGGCCGCTGATGATGCAGGCTCCCAGCAGGTGGGAGACGCAGACGCACAACTGGGCCTCTGTCTGCGGAGGCTCCATTGCCGCGGCAGCGATCTATCTGCTGCCTGATGAGGCTGAGCTAGCCGCAGTCCTGACGCGCGTGTTCCCTGCGCTGGCCTCGTACCTGAGCGGCTTCGAGGAAGACGGCGCCTGTACCGAAGGGTACATGTACTGGCAGTACGGATTCGGCTACTTCACGTATGCCGCTGATTTGATTAAACGGCGAACCGGCGGTGCCGTAGACTGGTTCCAAGATGACAAGGTGCGGCAGGTGGCCTTGTTCCAACAGAAATGCTTCATGGATGGACGGAAGGTTGTGAATTTCTCCGACTCCCATTGGCAGGCGGGTATCTTCATGGGTCTCAGCAGCTATCTGAAACAGCTTTATCCGGAGATGGAGCATCCGGAGCTTTCTTTGCGCGCTGGCTTCAGGGATGACCACTGCAGCCGCTGGGCATCGGCGCTGCGGAACTTGTTATGGTCCCGCGAGGATGCGGGAGGCAGTCCGTGGCCGACAGCCTCTTATTATTTACCCGATGCGCAGTGGCTCATCTCCAGACAAATTCAGCCTGCTGGCACGTTCGTTTTTGCAGCCAAAGGCGGCCATAATGATGAGCCGCACAATCATAACGATCTTGGCAATTTCCTGCTGTACGCTCAAGGAGAGACGCTGCTTGCCGATTTGGGGAGCGGCCGCTATACGCGCGCGTATTTTGGGCCGGACCGCTACGAGATTCTGTGCAATGGGTCACAGGGGCATTCCGTTCCGATCCTCGATGGCTTGTACCAGCAAGCCGGGGCCGATTATCGCGCGAAGCTGCTCGAGATCAGCCAAACCGACGAGCAGGACGTGCTTGTAGTGGACATTGCTGGAGCCTATGGCTTAGCGAAGCTGCAAGAACTAGTGCGACGCTTCACGTGGCGCAAGACAGTTCCGCCCACGCTGGAGGTGTCGGACAGCTTTCTTTATGCAGAAGCGCCGGAAAGCGTTGTGGAGCGCTTCATGTCATGGCATTCTCCGCGGCAGCTGGAGGATGGGCGGATCTTGATCGCGCCGACGGATGAGGCGCGGCTTTACATCACCTATGACCAGCGTCAATTCGACTGGTCAGTCCAGATGTTCATCCACGATGATCATTACGAGAATCGACGTGAGTGCTATGCCCTTGATTTCACAGGGAAGTTAAGTCAGCAGGGAAATTTAAGCGTTTCAACAACATTTCAATTTACCTTCGAATACTGA
- a CDS encoding IS3 family transposase — translation MASSTYYDRHKVMRSSLKRPSAPGRGRPATLHSKTHTGQIVSNAQIEEWLLELVSGEEHSYGYVLLTECLRVQHSLVINKKKVYRLCQKLGILNPQRRKKIHYPRRLARNHTINASNQLWQLDIKYGYVAGYDQFFYLADIIDVFDRSIVGYHLGSSCEAKHVCQAVKDALRSRIASGASKPIIRTDNGPQFISKAFGDMCEDETMIHERIPPKTPNKNAYIESFHATLERDLLRKESFETFEEAYRAIHTYMDFYNNRRMHRSLGKRSPAAFMRWVEKASMDTSSYVLAI, via the coding sequence GTGGCTTCTTCGACCTACTACGACCGTCACAAAGTTATGCGTTCTTCGCTAAAGCGCCCTTCAGCACCTGGAAGGGGGCGTCCAGCCACACTTCACTCGAAGACGCATACGGGTCAAATCGTAAGCAATGCCCAGATTGAGGAATGGCTGTTAGAGCTAGTTTCGGGTGAGGAGCATAGTTATGGTTACGTTCTACTGACGGAGTGTTTGCGCGTTCAACATAGCCTTGTAATCAACAAAAAGAAAGTGTATCGGTTATGTCAGAAGCTCGGTATTTTAAATCCGCAGCGGCGCAAAAAGATTCATTATCCGAGACGTTTAGCCCGCAATCATACCATTAACGCGTCCAACCAACTATGGCAATTAGACATCAAATATGGGTACGTAGCAGGCTATGATCAATTCTTTTATCTCGCGGATATTATCGATGTATTTGATCGAAGCATCGTCGGCTATCATCTTGGATCCAGCTGCGAAGCTAAGCATGTTTGCCAAGCGGTTAAAGACGCTCTACGTTCACGCATAGCATCAGGTGCAAGCAAGCCGATTATTCGCACAGACAACGGTCCTCAGTTTATTAGCAAGGCTTTTGGAGACATGTGTGAGGATGAAACGATGATTCACGAGCGGATTCCACCCAAAACGCCCAATAAAAATGCCTATATCGAATCATTCCATGCCACATTAGAGCGTGACTTATTGAGGAAAGAAAGCTTTGAAACGTTTGAAGAAGCTTATCGAGCTATTCATACGTACATGGATTTTTATAATAATCGTCGCATGCATAGAAGCCTCGGTAAACGATCGCCAGCCGCATTTATGAGGTGGGTAGAAAAAGCATCGATGGATACGTCCAGCTATGTGCTCGCCATTTAA
- a CDS encoding ABC transporter ATP-binding protein yields the protein MSSNILLDLKNVSKVFGSNHVLKQIDLQIERGKFITFLGPSGCGKTTLLRSIAGFYTVDEGEIWIDGQLVNDLPPYKRGTPMVFQEYALFPHMTVFDNVAYGLDIQKRPEAEVQERVKSAMAKVKLTGLEERYPHEMSGGQQQRVAMARALVMNSPIILLDEPLSNLDAKLREEVRVELRSIQQELGLTVIYVTHDQLEALSMSDHIVVFNKGAIDQYGTPHEIYYKPRTPYVADFIGTTNFVDAIVRESANGKAVVEYGSSGRTASVGIDEAVTPGEKVLLSIRPESMRINASEPGEFAVSGFVKSSMFLGEKERYFILDDNMKEWIVDAYDIGLTRFQGNVKISAADDKIHLIKINE from the coding sequence ATGAGTTCAAACATATTGTTGGATTTAAAAAATGTCAGTAAAGTATTTGGCAGCAATCACGTTCTCAAACAGATCGATTTGCAAATTGAACGCGGGAAGTTCATTACCTTCCTTGGACCGAGCGGATGCGGGAAAACAACGCTGCTGCGCTCGATCGCTGGCTTCTACACGGTGGATGAGGGTGAGATTTGGATTGATGGCCAGCTCGTCAACGATCTGCCGCCCTACAAGCGCGGTACACCGATGGTGTTTCAGGAATATGCCCTATTCCCGCACATGACTGTGTTCGACAATGTTGCTTATGGGCTGGATATTCAGAAGCGCCCTGAAGCCGAAGTGCAGGAGCGCGTGAAGTCCGCCATGGCGAAAGTCAAATTAACAGGACTGGAAGAGCGCTATCCGCATGAGATGTCCGGGGGTCAGCAGCAGCGTGTAGCTATGGCGCGCGCTCTGGTCATGAATTCGCCAATCATCCTGCTTGATGAACCGCTCAGTAATCTGGATGCGAAACTGCGGGAAGAAGTTCGTGTGGAATTGCGCAGCATTCAGCAGGAGCTTGGCCTGACAGTGATCTATGTAACGCATGACCAGCTTGAAGCGCTGTCGATGTCCGATCACATCGTTGTGTTCAACAAAGGCGCGATCGATCAATACGGCACACCGCACGAAATCTATTACAAGCCTCGCACGCCCTATGTGGCTGACTTTATTGGCACGACCAACTTCGTTGATGCCATTGTCCGCGAATCTGCGAATGGCAAGGCCGTTGTCGAGTACGGCAGCAGCGGCCGCACAGCTAGCGTAGGCATTGATGAAGCGGTGACGCCCGGCGAGAAGGTTCTGCTCAGTATCCGCCCAGAATCCATGCGCATTAATGCAAGTGAACCTGGCGAATTCGCCGTAAGCGGCTTCGTGAAGTCATCGATGTTCCTCGGCGAGAAGGAACGGTATTTTATTCTGGATGATAATATGAAAGAATGGATTGTCGACGCGTATGACATCGGTTTAACCCGATTCCAAGGAAATGTTAAGATCAGTGCCGCCGATGATAAAATCCATTTAATCAAGATTAACGAATAG
- a CDS encoding DUF3919 family protein translates to MQEEKKGLSWMRLILLQIVIGCTIIAIFAYVFRIGVDEVRIVPKEVNSRDMFDGVPMRMNVTYPGIGTISIDDPKELIAWKASFTRILSGGTQQNRANASRLLLTGSIAYLDQEDIPFQIGTSGFRFGSDWVNSLDISAEIRKLQNMLIDKTLTSDTVAGAIANRSHQVFRLQDDGLLTALSDTDRAALTRQMRSAVRLIDFSHFDFLAEQPSSHFVVQLTDELVKGKHWLHVDRYDNAYFIVFDLLDETNHKAYFKLSDAS, encoded by the coding sequence ATGCAAGAGGAGAAGAAAGGGCTTTCATGGATGCGTCTCATCTTATTGCAAATCGTGATCGGTTGTACGATAATCGCCATTTTTGCTTATGTATTCCGCATCGGTGTCGATGAAGTACGTATCGTACCCAAAGAAGTAAACAGCCGGGATATGTTCGATGGTGTTCCCATGCGTATGAATGTGACCTACCCGGGAATTGGCACCATATCGATTGACGATCCCAAAGAGCTGATCGCTTGGAAAGCATCGTTCACCCGAATCTTGAGCGGGGGCACGCAGCAAAATCGTGCAAACGCTTCACGACTGCTGTTAACGGGCTCCATTGCTTATTTGGATCAGGAGGATATCCCTTTCCAAATCGGAACGAGCGGCTTTCGCTTTGGGTCGGACTGGGTCAACTCCCTGGACATTAGCGCAGAAATCCGGAAGCTGCAGAACATGCTCATCGACAAAACGCTGACCTCGGATACGGTTGCTGGCGCTATCGCGAACCGCAGCCATCAGGTGTTCCGTTTGCAGGATGATGGTCTGCTCACAGCGCTCTCCGATACTGATCGAGCAGCGCTTACGAGGCAGATGCGATCTGCTGTCAGGCTGATTGATTTCAGTCACTTCGATTTCTTGGCCGAACAACCCAGTTCCCACTTTGTTGTACAATTAACCGACGAATTAGTGAAGGGGAAGCATTGGCTGCATGTTGATCGTTATGACAACGCTTACTTCATCGTTTTCGATTTGCTGGATGAAACCAACCATAAAGCCTATTTCAAGTTAAGTGATGCCTCCTAA
- a CDS encoding extracellular solute-binding protein translates to MLKRGTLVSFFGCSGGNGIMWKKGLLVLMVGVGVILGFLVLGEKKSNQPLKVYVIFQEDAGRILLETFKKKTDQPYDIIRMSSGEASYHLLTLGKTGIDVVLGGPADLHEQLKNKSKSLRYSSAAAGSIPAKYKDSDGYWTGMYMGALAIGVNQTVWQQDPQLAALPLPQRYEDLLRPELKGKIEIPDPETSGTGYTLLASLAQQRGDREAIELMQALKKQSASMTFAGNTSAQHLAEGEMAAAVSFLSDQLRFKNSGYNIRSFIPPQAGWEIGAVSILKGGNNPAAAKQLVDFMLSQEIQTDYMNTAFSFPVTPNIPVNPLLAPVKLENLLATYRFDLAAQQHEKLLSGWRDAME, encoded by the coding sequence TTGCTGAAAAGGGGAACTTTGGTTTCCTTTTTTGGCTGTTCAGGAGGGAATGGCATCATGTGGAAAAAAGGCTTGCTCGTGCTTATGGTTGGTGTTGGGGTGATCCTTGGCTTTCTCGTTCTGGGGGAGAAGAAGAGCAATCAGCCCTTGAAGGTCTATGTCATCTTTCAGGAGGACGCTGGGCGAATTCTGCTCGAGACTTTCAAAAAGAAGACGGATCAGCCCTATGATATCATCCGGATGTCCAGCGGCGAGGCAAGCTATCATCTGCTGACACTGGGCAAGACCGGCATCGACGTAGTGCTTGGCGGACCCGCCGACCTGCACGAGCAGCTCAAAAACAAAAGCAAATCCTTGCGCTATTCCTCCGCCGCCGCAGGCAGCATTCCCGCCAAATACAAAGACAGCGACGGCTACTGGACTGGGATGTATATGGGCGCGTTAGCTATTGGCGTGAACCAAACCGTCTGGCAACAGGACCCTCAGCTTGCGGCACTGCCTCTGCCGCAGCGGTATGAGGATTTGCTACGCCCTGAGCTCAAGGGCAAGATCGAGATTCCTGATCCGGAGACATCAGGAACAGGCTATACGCTGCTCGCCTCACTCGCGCAGCAGCGCGGGGACCGTGAAGCGATCGAGCTGATGCAGGCGCTCAAGAAGCAAAGCGCTTCGATGACGTTCGCTGGCAACACAAGCGCGCAGCATCTGGCAGAGGGCGAGATGGCCGCCGCTGTCTCCTTCCTGAGCGACCAGCTGCGCTTCAAAAATTCGGGCTATAACATCCGTTCGTTCATCCCGCCTCAAGCCGGTTGGGAGATCGGCGCTGTCTCGATCCTCAAGGGAGGGAACAACCCCGCAGCAGCCAAACAGCTCGTGGATTTCATGCTGTCCCAGGAGATTCAAACCGATTACATGAACACAGCTTTTTCGTTCCCGGTGACACCGAATATCCCGGTGAACCCGCTCCTTGCTCCCGTAAAGCTGGAGAATCTTCTGGCTACGTACCGCTTTGATCTAGCCGCGCAGCAGCATGAGAAATTGCTGAGCGGTTGGCGGGATGCGATGGAGTAG
- a CDS encoding transposase — MQQRNKVFEEVRFKVAQEALGGIKTGVLSRRYDVSPKTIRNWVKEYQETFGDDALPTLDERMAESKRLAELEEKYACALKALGEKELENNILRELVKKSSPASKINSTLPKRSSSRDIP; from the coding sequence GTGCAACAACGTAACAAGGTGTTTGAAGAAGTGCGTTTCAAGGTAGCTCAAGAAGCGCTTGGTGGAATTAAGACGGGTGTTCTTTCGCGAAGATATGATGTATCGCCAAAAACCATCCGTAACTGGGTAAAGGAATATCAAGAGACCTTTGGGGATGATGCGTTACCAACATTAGATGAACGTATGGCTGAATCCAAGCGCCTAGCTGAACTGGAAGAAAAATATGCTTGTGCGCTAAAAGCACTCGGAGAGAAAGAGTTGGAAAACAATATTCTGAGAGAACTTGTAAAAAAGTCCAGCCCTGCCTCGAAGATAAACTCAACATTGCCCAAACGTTCATCGAGCAGGGACATCCCATAA
- a CDS encoding ABC transporter substrate-binding protein: protein MARKKSNSSVMILSIIVVVLVAGFFLYKSGVFGGKSKGKITVYSIFQEEEARKILDKFKAETGIDYDVLRLPSGEAVTRVQNEMGKPQADFLMGGPADSHEVLKKAGALETYISPNAKDIPDNMKDKEGAWTGFYLNPIAIGINEQRWKEKYATAPYPQTFQELLDPKFKGEIGMSDPATSGTAYTAVASLAQVWGKDEMLKYVAKLLPNLKERPKSGIEPIQKAAKGEYTIGITFLGDQLKMKNQGNPIVSIVPEAAGYEVGGLAIVKGGANTAGAKKLMDFMLTNEPGLLYTESAFASSVKPTVPIPKGGIDIKTTKYNTTYSLWKAAEQRKELQDALKNLK, encoded by the coding sequence ATGGCTAGAAAGAAAAGCAATAGTTCCGTTATGATCCTATCGATCATTGTTGTCGTCCTGGTAGCAGGATTCTTCCTGTACAAATCCGGTGTATTTGGAGGGAAATCCAAAGGCAAGATTACCGTTTACTCCATTTTCCAAGAGGAAGAAGCTCGTAAAATCTTGGATAAATTCAAAGCAGAAACCGGCATCGACTACGACGTTCTTCGTCTGCCAAGCGGCGAGGCGGTAACTCGCGTGCAGAATGAAATGGGCAAGCCGCAGGCCGACTTCCTGATGGGCGGTCCCGCTGATTCGCATGAAGTGCTGAAAAAAGCTGGCGCGCTGGAAACGTACATTTCCCCGAATGCCAAAGATATTCCTGACAATATGAAAGACAAAGAAGGCGCTTGGACAGGGTTTTACTTGAATCCAATTGCGATTGGGATCAATGAGCAGCGTTGGAAAGAGAAATATGCCACAGCTCCTTATCCGCAGACGTTCCAAGAGCTTCTTGACCCGAAATTCAAAGGCGAAATCGGCATGTCCGACCCAGCTACATCCGGCACAGCCTACACAGCGGTAGCTTCGCTAGCCCAAGTTTGGGGCAAAGACGAAATGCTGAAATATGTCGCCAAATTGCTGCCAAACCTGAAAGAGAGACCGAAATCCGGCATCGAGCCGATTCAGAAAGCAGCTAAAGGCGAATACACGATTGGCATTACCTTCCTGGGCGACCAATTAAAAATGAAAAATCAAGGCAACCCGATTGTCAGTATCGTTCCTGAAGCCGCTGGCTATGAAGTGGGCGGACTTGCGATCGTCAAAGGCGGCGCTAACACCGCAGGCGCCAAAAAACTCATGGATTTCATGTTAACGAATGAGCCTGGCTTGCTTTATACCGAATCTGCTTTTGCAAGCTCTGTGAAACCTACCGTGCCGATTCCAAAAGGCGGAATTGACATTAAAACAACGAAATACAACACGACCTACAGCTTGTGGAAAGCTGCCGAACAGCGTAAAGAACTGCAAGATGCGCTGAAAAACCTCAAATAA
- a CDS encoding glycoside hydrolase family 88 protein, translated as MSIHAGWAQGAWQKTAAKVARTSKRIGDGFPHASVQGEYKLEPAYWWTAGFWPGLLWLLYRESKDEQLKLLAESCEQQLDQVIADYYRLDHDIGFMWTLTSVARYKLLGAEDSKRRGLLAANLLAARFNVQGNFIRAWNPWREGEDNAGWAIIDCLMNLPLLHWASDTTGDPRYKQIAVRHADMALEHFLRPDGSVNHIVIFDPHTGEQLEVNGGQGFAPDSAWSRGTAWAIYGMALSHLHTGDERYLHGAKRAAHFFLANLPEDHVPHWDFRLPDDVTAYRDSSAGACAACGLLLLADQVSEQESVLYRQAGERILHSLYVNYGAWDSEAEEGLILHGTSHYPEGKNIDVPLIYGDYYFVEGLSRLLGHGELFW; from the coding sequence ATGAGTATACACGCTGGTTGGGCGCAGGGAGCTTGGCAGAAGACTGCTGCTAAGGTTGCAAGAACAAGCAAACGAATCGGAGACGGTTTCCCGCATGCCAGTGTGCAGGGCGAATACAAGCTGGAACCTGCCTACTGGTGGACAGCTGGTTTCTGGCCTGGTCTGCTCTGGCTGTTGTATCGCGAGAGCAAGGACGAGCAGCTGAAGCTACTGGCCGAGTCCTGTGAGCAGCAGCTCGATCAGGTCATCGCGGATTACTACCGCTTAGACCATGATATCGGCTTTATGTGGACACTGACGAGCGTTGCGCGCTACAAACTGCTGGGCGCGGAGGATTCCAAGCGTCGCGGCCTGCTCGCCGCGAATTTGCTGGCTGCACGGTTCAACGTGCAGGGGAACTTCATTCGCGCCTGGAATCCTTGGCGCGAAGGGGAAGACAATGCCGGCTGGGCCATCATCGATTGCCTGATGAACCTGCCGCTGCTACATTGGGCCTCCGATACGACTGGAGACCCGCGGTACAAGCAGATCGCCGTCCGGCATGCCGACATGGCGCTGGAGCACTTCCTCCGTCCGGATGGCTCCGTGAACCATATCGTGATCTTCGATCCGCACACGGGCGAGCAGCTCGAAGTGAATGGCGGGCAGGGCTTCGCCCCTGACTCTGCTTGGTCGCGCGGCACGGCGTGGGCGATCTACGGCATGGCTTTGAGTCATCTCCATACGGGAGATGAACGATACTTGCATGGCGCTAAGCGCGCTGCGCATTTCTTCTTGGCTAACTTGCCGGAGGATCATGTGCCGCATTGGGACTTCCGGTTGCCGGATGATGTGACGGCTTACCGTGACTCCTCGGCTGGCGCTTGCGCAGCCTGCGGCTTGCTGCTGCTCGCTGATCAAGTCAGCGAGCAGGAAAGCGTCCTTTACCGCCAGGCGGGCGAGAGAATTCTGCATTCGCTGTACGTGAACTACGGCGCTTGGGACTCAGAAGCTGAAGAGGGGCTGATCCTGCATGGGACGAGCCATTACCCAGAGGGCAAGAATATCGATGTGCCGCTCATCTACGGGGACTATTACTTCGTAGAGGGACTATCTCGTTTGCTTGGGCATGGCGAGCTGTTCTGGTAG
- a CDS encoding flavin reductase family protein, giving the protein MIPIDPTNQSERENYKLLIGSIIPRPIAFVTSLSTAGVLNAAPYSYFTIVTANPPMVAISVQRKQGIRKDTSRNAVDTGAFVVHISDESYIEQINQTAAALPPDESEVALAGLTPAASVKIAVPGIAEAKIRMECVLEQAIPVGGSEGVPAADLLIGRVVQFHIDESLYEQGRIDAEKLQPVSRLAGNSYAKLGEQFEIDRPV; this is encoded by the coding sequence ATGATTCCTATAGATCCTACCAATCAGAGTGAGAGGGAGAATTATAAGCTTCTTATTGGCAGTATTATTCCAAGGCCGATCGCATTCGTCACCTCCCTCTCGACAGCGGGCGTGCTGAATGCGGCTCCGTACAGCTACTTCACAATTGTTACGGCTAATCCACCGATGGTGGCTATCTCAGTTCAAAGAAAGCAAGGCATTCGCAAGGATACTTCACGCAACGCAGTGGATACAGGTGCTTTCGTCGTTCATATTTCCGACGAGTCTTATATAGAGCAGATCAATCAGACAGCCGCTGCGCTGCCGCCGGATGAAAGTGAAGTTGCTTTGGCCGGCCTTACGCCGGCAGCTAGCGTGAAGATCGCTGTACCTGGCATCGCAGAGGCCAAGATTCGGATGGAATGCGTGCTGGAGCAAGCTATTCCAGTGGGCGGCAGCGAAGGAGTTCCGGCCGCCGACTTATTAATTGGCCGAGTCGTGCAATTCCATATTGACGAGTCGTTATATGAGCAAGGCCGTATCGACGCCGAAAAACTTCAGCCTGTGAGTCGGTTAGCTGGCAATTCCTATGCGAAACTGGGCGAGCAGTTTGAGATCGATCGTCCAGTGTAA
- a CDS encoding ABC transporter permease — protein MIIEKKGMGSSIGRLVKDPSSLILVLISFAVLCLFVIYPLIYVIALPGATDWTTFFSKSRYGTALLNTVVSSSLSALTATVCGFIYAYSIHYSNIAGKKFFRFIAFLPILAPSVMTGLAFLLLFGRGGMVSQTLKAWFNVELDLYGLPGLWIVQTISYFPLAYMTITGVLRSISPNLEIAAQNLGARGFKLFRTITFKLALPGVINAFLLVAINCFADFGNPKLIGGNYSLLAVEIYGEIINNEPGLASVMGLILVIPALLVFVIQSRLLSKGSYSTITGKPVSGLNRVKTSRKTDVFLFIFNSIMALFILSMFAITILFAFTKNFGRDNTFTLDHIFKIVFNPSSPAVLNSLVLSLISSILAVGFALVLAYVVVRKPFPGKKILDFTAVLPIALPGTFVGLALIVAFSNGPIMLQGSAILIIVAMLLKQMPVGYRGLTASFKQVDKSIEEAATNLGADSRRTLTTIVFPMLQKTIVANFVYAFMKNMNTLSTIVFLITPKWVVAAVSIFNYAETGTYYWAAAVAVGLMGTTLATLGVMKLIFRSKVKIFDF, from the coding sequence ATGATCATAGAAAAAAAGGGTATGGGTTCATCGATCGGCAGACTGGTGAAAGATCCATCCTCGCTGATCCTTGTGCTTATCAGTTTCGCTGTTCTCTGTCTCTTCGTCATCTATCCGCTGATCTACGTTATTGCCCTTCCGGGAGCCACGGATTGGACAACTTTCTTCAGCAAAAGCCGGTATGGCACCGCACTGCTGAATACAGTCGTCAGTTCCTCCCTATCGGCGCTAACCGCGACCGTTTGCGGCTTTATCTATGCGTATTCGATTCATTACAGCAACATTGCAGGGAAAAAGTTCTTCCGCTTTATCGCATTCCTGCCGATTCTGGCACCATCCGTCATGACCGGTCTAGCGTTCCTACTGCTCTTCGGCCGAGGCGGCATGGTCTCGCAAACCTTGAAAGCATGGTTTAATGTCGAGCTCGATTTATACGGATTACCAGGTCTCTGGATCGTCCAAACGATTTCCTATTTCCCGCTTGCTTATATGACCATTACAGGTGTTCTTCGCTCTATTTCGCCGAATTTGGAAATCGCAGCCCAGAATCTGGGTGCCCGCGGTTTCAAGCTTTTTCGAACGATTACGTTTAAATTGGCGCTGCCTGGCGTAATTAACGCCTTCTTATTGGTAGCTATCAACTGTTTTGCTGACTTCGGAAATCCCAAGCTGATTGGGGGCAATTATTCTCTCTTGGCTGTTGAAATCTATGGAGAAATCATTAATAACGAACCGGGCCTCGCGTCCGTCATGGGTCTCATTCTGGTCATCCCTGCCCTGCTGGTCTTCGTGATTCAAAGCCGATTATTGTCCAAGGGTTCCTATTCCACTATTACAGGAAAGCCGGTTTCCGGGCTTAACCGGGTGAAAACTTCCCGCAAGACAGATGTCTTTCTGTTTATTTTCAACAGCATCATGGCGCTCTTCATCTTGTCCATGTTTGCAATCACCATTTTGTTCGCTTTCACCAAAAACTTCGGTCGGGATAATACGTTTACGCTGGATCATATTTTCAAAATCGTATTCAATCCGTCCAGTCCGGCCGTCCTTAACAGCTTGGTGCTATCGCTGATCAGCTCCATACTGGCTGTTGGCTTCGCCCTTGTCCTGGCTTATGTCGTAGTCCGCAAACCATTTCCTGGCAAGAAAATACTGGACTTCACTGCCGTGCTCCCGATTGCTTTGCCAGGGACGTTCGTAGGCTTGGCTTTGATCGTCGCTTTCAGCAATGGACCTATCATGCTGCAAGGATCAGCCATCCTGATTATTGTGGCCATGCTGCTCAAGCAGATGCCAGTCGGTTATCGAGGTCTTACCGCTTCCTTCAAGCAGGTGGACAAATCGATTGAGGAAGCCGCAACGAATCTTGGGGCCGACAGCCGCCGCACGCTGACAACTATCGTGTTCCCCATGCTGCAAAAGACCATCGTCGCCAACTTCGTCTATGCCTTTATGAAAAATATGAACACATTAAGTACGATCGTCTTTCTCATTACGCCCAAATGGGTGGTCGCCGCCGTCTCGATCTTCAACTATGCCGAAACAGGAACCTATTACTGGGCAGCCGCTGTTGCCGTCGGCTTGATGGGGACAACACTGGCTACGCTTGGCGTCATGAAACTTATTTTCCGCTCGAAGGTCAAAATATTCGATTTCTAA